The Microbacterium sp. SORGH_AS_0428 genome contains the following window.
CGCCAGGCGCGGTAAGATGGGTAAAGCGACAAAAGCTCCGGCTTTGGAACCGGAGCTTGTCGTGATCTAGAGAGATCAGTTCCCAGTCCTGATCTGACTGGGTGGCAGGGCGGTATGGGCCGTCCGGAGGTGCAACTCCGGGCGGCTCCCGCCTTATCACCTGACAGGTGACACCTCTAACTATAAGCGCAATTCGTTCTGTAAAGAACCGTGCGCTAGTTTTCTCGCTTGTTGTCAAGCTTCGTCGGGCGTGTCGTTCCGCTCACAGTTCGCGCGATAGTTCGTGCGAGTAGTTCGTGGAACCGTCGTCTGCGCGTTCGTCTCGTTCCTGGACGTGGTCCTAGATCGGTTCGTGGAACGTGAGAATGGCGAAACCGTCCGTGTCGTAGCTGAGCGTGACGGGCGTGTCGATGACTACCACGCCAGTCTTGCCGTTCACGCTCGTGACGGGCGGAATGACGCCCAGGGTGGGCGTTCCGACCGCGCCGGTGGAGATCATGTCGAAGTCCACTTCGTTCTGGCCCAGCACGGGGGAGAAGTACTTGACCCGGTTCTGAGCCACGCCCTGCACGGCTTCGATGATCTTGTACGTCCAGCCTGTGTAGGCGTTCTGAGCGTCGTCCACCCATCCGGGCTGGTCAACGAGCGGGGGCTCAACCGTGCCCAATGACGCCCTCCGCGGCGCTCAGTGTGAGCGTCACGGGGATCAGGCAGGTGCCGGGTGCTGCCCAGGTTGCGGTTTTGGTGCCGGTGAAGGCCGGCGTGATGGTGAGGGTGGTCGCCAGTTCCGTGCCTTCTGGGCGGACGCTGCGTCCGTAGGTGAGTGTGACTGTCTCCAGGCCTGCGGGGTAGCTCATGGTGTTCTCCTTGATCAGAACTGCTGGAGCTGGAGGGTGACATCCAGCGGGTGGGTCGCATGTCATGCGCGATGCTGACGATCTGCACGTCGTAGCTGACGCCGCGGTAGCGCACGGCCAGGGATGCCGCCAGCGCCAGGCTCTCCTGGGCGTTCCCGTGGAGGCTAGAGGCTTGCGGTTCGAGCGTCTTGTGCTCCGCCAAGACCATGCTCCCGAGTGACGCGAAGTCGTCGGACCGGGCCGTGCTTGCGCTGGGCCACCGGGCGTTTCTGTGCGGCGGCTGTGGATAACTCCAGCGCGGGGGCATGCCTCCCGTTCAGGATGCTGCGCATGTCACCGTCATCCGCTCTCCGCGATGCGATGCCCGCTGAGGCCACGCTTGCTGAACGGGTGCGTGCGCGTTTGCGGGCCGACGGGATCGACCCCACGCGGGACCCCGAGGCGGGGGAGCGGTTGGCCCGCGCGGAGGTGCGCCGACACAACGACGCGGCGCTCGCTCGCGGCGCAGCGACCCTCGACGATGAGGACGCGTCCGTCCGCGGTGTGCTCGCGACCGTCGCCGGCTACGGACCTCTCCAGCCCCTGCTCGACGACCCGGAGATAGAAGAGGTTTGGATCAACGCCCCCGATCGCGTGTTCGTCGCGCGCGAAGGTCGCTCTGAGCGGACCGGTGTGGTGCTCACCGAGGCGCAGGTTCGGGAACTTGTCGAGCGCATGCTGCACGCGACCGGGCGACGCGTCGACCTGAGTCAGCCGTTCGTCGATGCGTCGCTTCCCGATGGGAGCCGGTTGCACGTCGTGATCGGCGGGATCACCCGCAAGCACTGGGCCGTCAACATCCGCAAGTTCCTGCCGCGCTACCGCAGGCTGGCCCAGCTCGTCGCCACAGGCACGCTGCCGCCGCACGTGGCCGAACGGCTGAGCCGCGCGATGCGTCACGGCGACAGCATCCTCGTGTCGGGC
Protein-coding sequences here:
- a CDS encoding ATPase, T2SS/T4P/T4SS family, whose product is MSPSSALRDAMPAEATLAERVRARLRADGIDPTRDPEAGERLARAEVRRHNDAALARGAATLDDEDASVRGVLATVAGYGPLQPLLDDPEIEEVWINAPDRVFVAREGRSERTGVVLTEAQVRELVERMLHATGRRVDLSQPFVDASLPDGSRLHVVIGGITRKHWAVNIRKFLPRYRRLAQLVATGTLPPHVAERLSRAMRHGDSILVSGATHAGKTTMLAALIAECAPQQRIITVEETFELAVDAHDIVALQGRQPSLEGTGEVTLRRLVKEALRMRPDRLIIGEVRDAEALDLLLALNTGVPGAATIHANSARDALVKLASLPLLAGRNIDRDFVVPAIASSIDLIVHCAQDVRGARHVVEVMQTTGEVIDGVVEVVPVYEVAR